The Drosophila innubila isolate TH190305 chromosome 3R unlocalized genomic scaffold, UK_Dinn_1.0 2_E_3R, whole genome shotgun sequence genome has a segment encoding these proteins:
- the LOC117789863 gene encoding V-type proton ATPase 116 kDa subunit a isoform X3, which yields MGSLFRSEEMALCQLFLQSEAAYACVSELGELGLVQFRDLNPDVNAFQRKFVNEVRRCDEMERKLRYLEKEIKKDGIPMLDTGESPEAPQPREMIDLEATFEKLENELREVNQNAEALKRNYLELTELKHILRKTQVFFDEQEGGLNHTTESMTRALITDEVRTAGASMGPVQLGFMEKSIEREDYLPCFVAGVISREKLPAFERMLWRACRGNVFLRQAMIESPLEDPTNGDQVYKSVFIIFFQGDQLKTRVKKICEGFRATLYPCPEAPADRREMAMGVMTRIEDLNTVLGQTQDHRHRVLVAAAKNLKNWFVKVRKIKAIYHTLNLFNLDVTQKCLIAECWVPLLDFETIQLALRRGTERSGSSVPPILNRMQTFENPPTYNRTNKFTKAFQALIDAYGVASYREMNPAPYTIITFPFLFAVMFGDIGHGAIMALFGLWMIRKEKGLAAQKTDNEIWNIFFGGRYIIFLMGVFSMYTGLIYNDIFSKSLNIFGSHWHLSYNKSTVFNNKYLQLSPATSDYEGTPYPFGMDPIWQVATSNKIVFQNAYKMKISIIFGVLHMIFGVIMSWHNHTYFRNRLSLIYEFIPQLVFLLLLFFYMVLLMFIKWNRYAATNALPFTESCAPSILITFIDMVLFNKPKTPPKDCETVYMFWGQHFIQIVFVLIALGCIPVMLLGKPMKIMQARKLANEEVQPITGTDAEVGGMSNGGAGGGGGGHHDEEEMSEIFIHQGIHTIEYVLGSVSHTASYLRLWALSLAHAQLAEVLWTMVLSIGLRKEDWTGGIFLTVVFAFWAILTVGILVLMEGLSAFLHTLRLHWVEFQSKFYLGQGYAFQPFSFDSIIENGGASSGDAD from the exons ATGGGTTCACTATTCCGCAGCGAGGAGATGGCGCTCTGTCAGCTCTTCCTACAGAGCGAGGCGGCCTATGCATGTGTCTCCGAGCTCGGCGAACTGGGATTGGTCCAGTTCCGTGAT CTCAATCCGGATGTGAATGCCTTTCAACGGAAATTCGTTAACGAGGTGCGACGTTGTGATGAAATGGAACGAAAATTGCGCTACCTGGAGAAGGAGATTAAAAAGGATGGCATTCCCATGCTGGATACGGGCGAGAGCCCTGAAGCACCGCAACCCAGAGAGATGATTGACTTGGAA GCCACCTTTGAGAAACTTGAGAACGAGCTGAGGGAAGTCAATCAGAATGCGGAGGCATTGAAACGCAACTACCTGGAGTTGACGGAGCTGAAGCATATACTGCGCAAGACGCAAGTCTTCTTTGACGAG CAGGAAGGCGGATTGAACCACACGACCGAGTCGATGACGCGGGCCCTCATCACGGATGAGGTGCGCACCGCCGGTGCTTCCATGGGTCCCGTACAGCTCGG ttttatggAAAAATCGATTGAACGTGAGGATTATCTGCCATG CTTCGTCGCTGGCGTCATTTCGCGAGAGAAGCTGCCGGCCTTTGAGCGGATGCTGTGGCGTGCCTGTCGTGGCAATGTGTTCCTGCGCCAGGCCATGATCGAGTCACCGCTGGAGGATCCCACCAAT GGCGATCAGGTGTACAAATCGGTGTTTATCATTTTCTTTCAAGGCGATCAGCTGAAGACGCGCGTTAAGAAAATCTGCGAGGGCTTCCGTGCCACACTCTATCCTTGCCCGGAGGCGCCAGCGGATCGACGTGAAATGGCCATGGGCGTTATGACCCGCATTGAGGATCTGAATACTGTGTTGGGACAGACGCAGGATCATCGTCATCGTGTGCTGGTTGCCGCTGCCAAGAATCTGAAGAATTGGTTCGTCAAGGTGCGCAAGATCAAGGCCATCTATCATACGCTGAATCTGTTCAATTTGGATGTGACACAGAAGTGTCTAATTGCCGAGTGCTGGGTGCCATTGCTGGACTTTGAGACCATTCAGTTGGCTCTGCGACGTGGCACCGAACGTTCCGGTTCGTCGGTGCCGCCGATTCTCAATCGTATGCAAACATTTGAGAATCCTCCAACTTATAATCGCACCAATAAGTTTACCAAGGCCTTTCAGGCTTTGATTGATGCTTATGGTGTCGCTAGCTATCGCGAAATGAATCCAGCTCCGTATACAATCATCACGTTCCCATTTCTGTTTGCGGTCATGTTTGGCGATATTGGCCACGGTGCCATAATGGCGCTCTTTGGTCTCTGGATGATACGCAAGGAGAAGGGTTTGGCTGCACAGAAGACGGACAATGAGATTTGGAACATTTTCTTTGGTGGACGCTACATTATCTTCCTCATGGGCGTTTTCTCAATGTACACGGGCTTGATCTACAATGACATATTCTCCAAGTCACTCAACATCTTTGGCTCCCATTGGCATCTGTCGTATAACAAGTCGACGGTTTTTAATAACAAGTATTTACAGTTGAGTCCGGCTACAAGTGACTATGAAGGCACACCATATCCATTTGGCATGGATCCCATTTGGCAGGTGGCAACCTCCAATAAGATTGTCTTTCAAAATGCCTACAAGATGAAGATCTCCATCATTTTCGGTGTGCTGCACATGATCTTTGGCGTTATCATGAGCTGGCACAATCATACCTATTTCCGGAACCGACTTTCCCTGATCTATGAGTTTATTCCACAGCTTGTCTTTCTCCTGCTGCTTTTCTTTTACATGGTCCTACTGATGTTTATCAAGTGGAATCGTTATGCGGCAACTAATGCTT TGCCCTTTACGGAGTCCTGTGCACCGTCTATTCTCATAACATTCATTGATATGGTCCTGTTTAATAAACCCAAGACACCTCCCAAAGATTGTGAAACAGTGTACATGTTTTGGGGACAGCACTTTATACAGATTGTCTTTGTCCTCATCGCCCTTGGCTGTATTCCGGTTATGCTGCTTGGCAAACCCATGAAGATCATGCAGGCCCGCAAGTTGGCCAAC GAAGAG GTGCAGCCCATAACTGGCACCGATGCCGAAGTGGGCGGCATGTCGAATGGAGGCGccggcggcggtggtggtggaCACCATGACGAGGAGGAGATGTCGGAGATATTCATACATCAAGGCATCCACACCATTGAATATGTGCTCGGTTCCGTTTCCCATACTGCATCCTATTTGCGTCTATGGGCTTTATCTCTTGCCCACGCCC AGCTTGCCGAGGTCTTGTGGACAATGGTCTTGTCAATTGGTCTTCGAAAGGAGGACTGGACGGGCGGCATCTTTTTGACAGTCGTGTTTGCTTTCTGGGCCATTCTGACCGTAGGCATTTTGGTTTTGATGGAAGGTCTTTCTGCATTCTTGCACACGCTGCGTTTGCATTG GGTGGAATTCCAGAGCAAGTTCTATTTGGGACAAGGTTACGCCTTTCAGCCGTTCTCCTTTGATAGCATCA
- the LOC117789863 gene encoding V-type proton ATPase 116 kDa subunit a isoform X4, whose amino-acid sequence MGSLFRSEEMALCQLFLQSEAAYACVSELGELGLVQFRDLNPDVNAFQRKFVNEVRRCDEMERKLRYLEKEIKKDGIPMLDTGESPEAPQPREMIDLEATFEKLENELREVNQNAEALKRNYLELTELKHILRKTQVFFDEEGGLNHTTESMTRALITDEVRTAGASMGPVQLGFMEKSIEREDYLPCFVAGVISREKLPAFERMLWRACRGNVFLRQAMIESPLEDPTNGDQVYKSVFIIFFQGDQLKTRVKKICEGFRATLYPCPEAPADRREMAMGVMTRIEDLNTVLGQTQDHRHRVLVAAAKNLKNWFVKVRKIKAIYHTLNLFNLDVTQKCLIAECWVPLLDFETIQLALRRGTERSGSSVPPILNRMQTFENPPTYNRTNKFTKAFQALIDAYGVASYREMNPAPYTIITFPFLFAVMFGDIGHGAIMALFGLWMIRKEKGLAAQKTDNEIWNIFFGGRYIIFLMGVFSMYTGLIYNDIFSKSLNIFGSHWHLSYNKSTVFNNKYLQLSPATSDYEGTPYPFGMDPIWQVATSNKIVFQNAYKMKISIIFGVLHMIFGVIMSWHNHTYFRNRLSLIYEFIPQLVFLLLLFFYMVLLMFIKWNRYAATNALPFTESCAPSILITFIDMVLFNKPKTPPKDCETVYMFWGQHFIQIVFVLIALGCIPVMLLGKPMKIMQARKLANEEVQPITGTDAEVGGMSNGGAGGGGGGHHDEEEMSEIFIHQGIHTIEYVLGSVSHTASYLRLWALSLAHAQLAEVLWTMVLSIGLRKEDWTGGIFLTVVFAFWAILTVGILVLMEGLSAFLHTLRLHWVEFQSKFYLGQGYAFQPFSFDSIIENGGASSGDAD is encoded by the exons ATGGGTTCACTATTCCGCAGCGAGGAGATGGCGCTCTGTCAGCTCTTCCTACAGAGCGAGGCGGCCTATGCATGTGTCTCCGAGCTCGGCGAACTGGGATTGGTCCAGTTCCGTGAT CTCAATCCGGATGTGAATGCCTTTCAACGGAAATTCGTTAACGAGGTGCGACGTTGTGATGAAATGGAACGAAAATTGCGCTACCTGGAGAAGGAGATTAAAAAGGATGGCATTCCCATGCTGGATACGGGCGAGAGCCCTGAAGCACCGCAACCCAGAGAGATGATTGACTTGGAA GCCACCTTTGAGAAACTTGAGAACGAGCTGAGGGAAGTCAATCAGAATGCGGAGGCATTGAAACGCAACTACCTGGAGTTGACGGAGCTGAAGCATATACTGCGCAAGACGCAAGTCTTCTTTGACGAG GAAGGCGGATTGAACCACACGACCGAGTCGATGACGCGGGCCCTCATCACGGATGAGGTGCGCACCGCCGGTGCTTCCATGGGTCCCGTACAGCTCGG ttttatggAAAAATCGATTGAACGTGAGGATTATCTGCCATG CTTCGTCGCTGGCGTCATTTCGCGAGAGAAGCTGCCGGCCTTTGAGCGGATGCTGTGGCGTGCCTGTCGTGGCAATGTGTTCCTGCGCCAGGCCATGATCGAGTCACCGCTGGAGGATCCCACCAAT GGCGATCAGGTGTACAAATCGGTGTTTATCATTTTCTTTCAAGGCGATCAGCTGAAGACGCGCGTTAAGAAAATCTGCGAGGGCTTCCGTGCCACACTCTATCCTTGCCCGGAGGCGCCAGCGGATCGACGTGAAATGGCCATGGGCGTTATGACCCGCATTGAGGATCTGAATACTGTGTTGGGACAGACGCAGGATCATCGTCATCGTGTGCTGGTTGCCGCTGCCAAGAATCTGAAGAATTGGTTCGTCAAGGTGCGCAAGATCAAGGCCATCTATCATACGCTGAATCTGTTCAATTTGGATGTGACACAGAAGTGTCTAATTGCCGAGTGCTGGGTGCCATTGCTGGACTTTGAGACCATTCAGTTGGCTCTGCGACGTGGCACCGAACGTTCCGGTTCGTCGGTGCCGCCGATTCTCAATCGTATGCAAACATTTGAGAATCCTCCAACTTATAATCGCACCAATAAGTTTACCAAGGCCTTTCAGGCTTTGATTGATGCTTATGGTGTCGCTAGCTATCGCGAAATGAATCCAGCTCCGTATACAATCATCACGTTCCCATTTCTGTTTGCGGTCATGTTTGGCGATATTGGCCACGGTGCCATAATGGCGCTCTTTGGTCTCTGGATGATACGCAAGGAGAAGGGTTTGGCTGCACAGAAGACGGACAATGAGATTTGGAACATTTTCTTTGGTGGACGCTACATTATCTTCCTCATGGGCGTTTTCTCAATGTACACGGGCTTGATCTACAATGACATATTCTCCAAGTCACTCAACATCTTTGGCTCCCATTGGCATCTGTCGTATAACAAGTCGACGGTTTTTAATAACAAGTATTTACAGTTGAGTCCGGCTACAAGTGACTATGAAGGCACACCATATCCATTTGGCATGGATCCCATTTGGCAGGTGGCAACCTCCAATAAGATTGTCTTTCAAAATGCCTACAAGATGAAGATCTCCATCATTTTCGGTGTGCTGCACATGATCTTTGGCGTTATCATGAGCTGGCACAATCATACCTATTTCCGGAACCGACTTTCCCTGATCTATGAGTTTATTCCACAGCTTGTCTTTCTCCTGCTGCTTTTCTTTTACATGGTCCTACTGATGTTTATCAAGTGGAATCGTTATGCGGCAACTAATGCTT TGCCCTTTACGGAGTCCTGTGCACCGTCTATTCTCATAACATTCATTGATATGGTCCTGTTTAATAAACCCAAGACACCTCCCAAAGATTGTGAAACAGTGTACATGTTTTGGGGACAGCACTTTATACAGATTGTCTTTGTCCTCATCGCCCTTGGCTGTATTCCGGTTATGCTGCTTGGCAAACCCATGAAGATCATGCAGGCCCGCAAGTTGGCCAAC GAAGAG GTGCAGCCCATAACTGGCACCGATGCCGAAGTGGGCGGCATGTCGAATGGAGGCGccggcggcggtggtggtggaCACCATGACGAGGAGGAGATGTCGGAGATATTCATACATCAAGGCATCCACACCATTGAATATGTGCTCGGTTCCGTTTCCCATACTGCATCCTATTTGCGTCTATGGGCTTTATCTCTTGCCCACGCCC AGCTTGCCGAGGTCTTGTGGACAATGGTCTTGTCAATTGGTCTTCGAAAGGAGGACTGGACGGGCGGCATCTTTTTGACAGTCGTGTTTGCTTTCTGGGCCATTCTGACCGTAGGCATTTTGGTTTTGATGGAAGGTCTTTCTGCATTCTTGCACACGCTGCGTTTGCATTG GGTGGAATTCCAGAGCAAGTTCTATTTGGGACAAGGTTACGCCTTTCAGCCGTTCTCCTTTGATAGCATCA
- the LOC117789863 gene encoding V-type proton ATPase 116 kDa subunit a isoform X5 has translation MGSLFRSEEMALCQLFLQSEAAYACVSELGELGLVQFRDLNPDVNAFQRKFVNEVRRCDEMERKLRYLEKEIKKDGIPMLDTGESPEAPQPREMIDLEATFEKLENELREVNQNAEALKRNYLELTELKHILRKTQVFFDEQEGGLNHTTESMTRALITDEVRTAGASMGPVQLGFMEKSIEREDYLPCFVAGVISREKLPAFERMLWRACRGNVFLRQAMIESPLEDPTNGDQVYKSVFIIFFQGDQLKTRVKKICEGFRATLYPCPEAPADRREMAMGVMTRIEDLNTVLGQTQDHRHRVLVAAAKNLKNWFVKVRKIKAIYHTLNLFNLDVTQKCLIAECWVPLLDFETIQLALRRGTERSGSSVPPILNRMQTFENPPTYNRTNKFTKAFQALIDAYGVASYREMNPAPYTIITFPFLFAVMFGDIGHGAIMALFGLWMIRKEKGLAAQKTDNEIWNIFFGGRYIIFLMGVFSMYTGLIYNDIFSKSLNIFGSHWHLSYNKSTVFNNKYLQLSPATSDYEGTPYPFGMDPIWQVATSNKIVFQNAYKMKISIIFGVLHMIFGVIMSWHNHTYFRNRLSLIYEFIPQLVFLLLLFFYMVLLMFIKWNRYAATNALPFTESCAPSILITFIDMVLFNKPKTPPKDCETVYMFWGQHFIQIVFVLIALGCIPVMLLGKPMKIMQARKLANVQPITGTDAEVGGMSNGGAGGGGGGHHDEEEMSEIFIHQGIHTIEYVLGSVSHTASYLRLWALSLAHAQLAEVLWTMVLSIGLRKEDWTGGIFLTVVFAFWAILTVGILVLMEGLSAFLHTLRLHWVEFQSKFYLGQGYAFQPFSFDSIIENGGASSGDAD, from the exons ATGGGTTCACTATTCCGCAGCGAGGAGATGGCGCTCTGTCAGCTCTTCCTACAGAGCGAGGCGGCCTATGCATGTGTCTCCGAGCTCGGCGAACTGGGATTGGTCCAGTTCCGTGAT CTCAATCCGGATGTGAATGCCTTTCAACGGAAATTCGTTAACGAGGTGCGACGTTGTGATGAAATGGAACGAAAATTGCGCTACCTGGAGAAGGAGATTAAAAAGGATGGCATTCCCATGCTGGATACGGGCGAGAGCCCTGAAGCACCGCAACCCAGAGAGATGATTGACTTGGAA GCCACCTTTGAGAAACTTGAGAACGAGCTGAGGGAAGTCAATCAGAATGCGGAGGCATTGAAACGCAACTACCTGGAGTTGACGGAGCTGAAGCATATACTGCGCAAGACGCAAGTCTTCTTTGACGAG CAGGAAGGCGGATTGAACCACACGACCGAGTCGATGACGCGGGCCCTCATCACGGATGAGGTGCGCACCGCCGGTGCTTCCATGGGTCCCGTACAGCTCGG ttttatggAAAAATCGATTGAACGTGAGGATTATCTGCCATG CTTCGTCGCTGGCGTCATTTCGCGAGAGAAGCTGCCGGCCTTTGAGCGGATGCTGTGGCGTGCCTGTCGTGGCAATGTGTTCCTGCGCCAGGCCATGATCGAGTCACCGCTGGAGGATCCCACCAAT GGCGATCAGGTGTACAAATCGGTGTTTATCATTTTCTTTCAAGGCGATCAGCTGAAGACGCGCGTTAAGAAAATCTGCGAGGGCTTCCGTGCCACACTCTATCCTTGCCCGGAGGCGCCAGCGGATCGACGTGAAATGGCCATGGGCGTTATGACCCGCATTGAGGATCTGAATACTGTGTTGGGACAGACGCAGGATCATCGTCATCGTGTGCTGGTTGCCGCTGCCAAGAATCTGAAGAATTGGTTCGTCAAGGTGCGCAAGATCAAGGCCATCTATCATACGCTGAATCTGTTCAATTTGGATGTGACACAGAAGTGTCTAATTGCCGAGTGCTGGGTGCCATTGCTGGACTTTGAGACCATTCAGTTGGCTCTGCGACGTGGCACCGAACGTTCCGGTTCGTCGGTGCCGCCGATTCTCAATCGTATGCAAACATTTGAGAATCCTCCAACTTATAATCGCACCAATAAGTTTACCAAGGCCTTTCAGGCTTTGATTGATGCTTATGGTGTCGCTAGCTATCGCGAAATGAATCCAGCTCCGTATACAATCATCACGTTCCCATTTCTGTTTGCGGTCATGTTTGGCGATATTGGCCACGGTGCCATAATGGCGCTCTTTGGTCTCTGGATGATACGCAAGGAGAAGGGTTTGGCTGCACAGAAGACGGACAATGAGATTTGGAACATTTTCTTTGGTGGACGCTACATTATCTTCCTCATGGGCGTTTTCTCAATGTACACGGGCTTGATCTACAATGACATATTCTCCAAGTCACTCAACATCTTTGGCTCCCATTGGCATCTGTCGTATAACAAGTCGACGGTTTTTAATAACAAGTATTTACAGTTGAGTCCGGCTACAAGTGACTATGAAGGCACACCATATCCATTTGGCATGGATCCCATTTGGCAGGTGGCAACCTCCAATAAGATTGTCTTTCAAAATGCCTACAAGATGAAGATCTCCATCATTTTCGGTGTGCTGCACATGATCTTTGGCGTTATCATGAGCTGGCACAATCATACCTATTTCCGGAACCGACTTTCCCTGATCTATGAGTTTATTCCACAGCTTGTCTTTCTCCTGCTGCTTTTCTTTTACATGGTCCTACTGATGTTTATCAAGTGGAATCGTTATGCGGCAACTAATGCTT TGCCCTTTACGGAGTCCTGTGCACCGTCTATTCTCATAACATTCATTGATATGGTCCTGTTTAATAAACCCAAGACACCTCCCAAAGATTGTGAAACAGTGTACATGTTTTGGGGACAGCACTTTATACAGATTGTCTTTGTCCTCATCGCCCTTGGCTGTATTCCGGTTATGCTGCTTGGCAAACCCATGAAGATCATGCAGGCCCGCAAGTTGGCCAAC GTGCAGCCCATAACTGGCACCGATGCCGAAGTGGGCGGCATGTCGAATGGAGGCGccggcggcggtggtggtggaCACCATGACGAGGAGGAGATGTCGGAGATATTCATACATCAAGGCATCCACACCATTGAATATGTGCTCGGTTCCGTTTCCCATACTGCATCCTATTTGCGTCTATGGGCTTTATCTCTTGCCCACGCCC AGCTTGCCGAGGTCTTGTGGACAATGGTCTTGTCAATTGGTCTTCGAAAGGAGGACTGGACGGGCGGCATCTTTTTGACAGTCGTGTTTGCTTTCTGGGCCATTCTGACCGTAGGCATTTTGGTTTTGATGGAAGGTCTTTCTGCATTCTTGCACACGCTGCGTTTGCATTG GGTGGAATTCCAGAGCAAGTTCTATTTGGGACAAGGTTACGCCTTTCAGCCGTTCTCCTTTGATAGCATCA
- the LOC117789863 gene encoding V-type proton ATPase 116 kDa subunit a isoform X9 has protein sequence MGSLFRSEEMALCQLFLQSEAAYACVSELGELGLVQFRDLNPDVNAFQRKFVNEVRRCDEMERKLRYLEKEIKKDGIPMLDTGESPEAPQPREMIDLEATFEKLENELREVNQNAEALKRNYLELTELKHILRKTQVFFDEMADNQNEDEQAQLLGEEGVRANQPGQNLKLGFVAGVISREKLPAFERMLWRACRGNVFLRQAMIESPLEDPTNGDQVYKSVFIIFFQGDQLKTRVKKICEGFRATLYPCPEAPADRREMAMGVMTRIEDLNTVLGQTQDHRHRVLVAAAKNLKNWFVKVRKIKAIYHTLNLFNLDVTQKCLIAECWVPLLDFETIQLALRRGTERSGSSVPPILNRMQTFENPPTYNRTNKFTKAFQALIDAYGVASYREMNPAPYTIITFPFLFAVMFGDIGHGAIMALFGLWMIRKEKGLAAQKTDNEIWNIFFGGRYIIFLMGVFSMYTGLIYNDIFSKSLNIFGSHWHLSYNKSTVFNNKYLQLSPATSDYEGTPYPFGMDPIWQVATSNKIVFQNAYKMKISIIFGVLHMIFGVIMSWHNHTYFRNRLSLIYEFIPQLVFLLLLFFYMVLLMFIKWNRYAATNALPFTESCAPSILITFIDMVLFNKPKTPPKDCETVYMFWGQHFIQIVFVLIALGCIPVMLLGKPMKIMQARKLANVQPITGTDAEVGGMSNGGAGGGGGGHHDEEEMSEIFIHQGIHTIEYVLGSVSHTASYLRLWALSLAHAQLAEVLWTMVLSIGLRKEDWTGGIFLTVVFAFWAILTVGILVLMEGLSAFLHTLRLHWVEFQSKFYLGQGYAFQPFSFDSIIENGGASSGDAD, from the exons ATGGGTTCACTATTCCGCAGCGAGGAGATGGCGCTCTGTCAGCTCTTCCTACAGAGCGAGGCGGCCTATGCATGTGTCTCCGAGCTCGGCGAACTGGGATTGGTCCAGTTCCGTGAT CTCAATCCGGATGTGAATGCCTTTCAACGGAAATTCGTTAACGAGGTGCGACGTTGTGATGAAATGGAACGAAAATTGCGCTACCTGGAGAAGGAGATTAAAAAGGATGGCATTCCCATGCTGGATACGGGCGAGAGCCCTGAAGCACCGCAACCCAGAGAGATGATTGACTTGGAA GCCACCTTTGAGAAACTTGAGAACGAGCTGAGGGAAGTCAATCAGAATGCGGAGGCATTGAAACGCAACTACCTGGAGTTGACGGAGCTGAAGCATATACTGCGCAAGACGCAAGTCTTCTTTGACGAG ATGGCCGACAACCAGAACGAGGATGAGCAAGCGCAGCTGTTGGGCGAGGAGGGCGTTCGCGCCAATCAGCCGGGCCAAAATTTGAAGCTTGG CTTCGTCGCTGGCGTCATTTCGCGAGAGAAGCTGCCGGCCTTTGAGCGGATGCTGTGGCGTGCCTGTCGTGGCAATGTGTTCCTGCGCCAGGCCATGATCGAGTCACCGCTGGAGGATCCCACCAAT GGCGATCAGGTGTACAAATCGGTGTTTATCATTTTCTTTCAAGGCGATCAGCTGAAGACGCGCGTTAAGAAAATCTGCGAGGGCTTCCGTGCCACACTCTATCCTTGCCCGGAGGCGCCAGCGGATCGACGTGAAATGGCCATGGGCGTTATGACCCGCATTGAGGATCTGAATACTGTGTTGGGACAGACGCAGGATCATCGTCATCGTGTGCTGGTTGCCGCTGCCAAGAATCTGAAGAATTGGTTCGTCAAGGTGCGCAAGATCAAGGCCATCTATCATACGCTGAATCTGTTCAATTTGGATGTGACACAGAAGTGTCTAATTGCCGAGTGCTGGGTGCCATTGCTGGACTTTGAGACCATTCAGTTGGCTCTGCGACGTGGCACCGAACGTTCCGGTTCGTCGGTGCCGCCGATTCTCAATCGTATGCAAACATTTGAGAATCCTCCAACTTATAATCGCACCAATAAGTTTACCAAGGCCTTTCAGGCTTTGATTGATGCTTATGGTGTCGCTAGCTATCGCGAAATGAATCCAGCTCCGTATACAATCATCACGTTCCCATTTCTGTTTGCGGTCATGTTTGGCGATATTGGCCACGGTGCCATAATGGCGCTCTTTGGTCTCTGGATGATACGCAAGGAGAAGGGTTTGGCTGCACAGAAGACGGACAATGAGATTTGGAACATTTTCTTTGGTGGACGCTACATTATCTTCCTCATGGGCGTTTTCTCAATGTACACGGGCTTGATCTACAATGACATATTCTCCAAGTCACTCAACATCTTTGGCTCCCATTGGCATCTGTCGTATAACAAGTCGACGGTTTTTAATAACAAGTATTTACAGTTGAGTCCGGCTACAAGTGACTATGAAGGCACACCATATCCATTTGGCATGGATCCCATTTGGCAGGTGGCAACCTCCAATAAGATTGTCTTTCAAAATGCCTACAAGATGAAGATCTCCATCATTTTCGGTGTGCTGCACATGATCTTTGGCGTTATCATGAGCTGGCACAATCATACCTATTTCCGGAACCGACTTTCCCTGATCTATGAGTTTATTCCACAGCTTGTCTTTCTCCTGCTGCTTTTCTTTTACATGGTCCTACTGATGTTTATCAAGTGGAATCGTTATGCGGCAACTAATGCTT TGCCCTTTACGGAGTCCTGTGCACCGTCTATTCTCATAACATTCATTGATATGGTCCTGTTTAATAAACCCAAGACACCTCCCAAAGATTGTGAAACAGTGTACATGTTTTGGGGACAGCACTTTATACAGATTGTCTTTGTCCTCATCGCCCTTGGCTGTATTCCGGTTATGCTGCTTGGCAAACCCATGAAGATCATGCAGGCCCGCAAGTTGGCCAAC GTGCAGCCCATAACTGGCACCGATGCCGAAGTGGGCGGCATGTCGAATGGAGGCGccggcggcggtggtggtggaCACCATGACGAGGAGGAGATGTCGGAGATATTCATACATCAAGGCATCCACACCATTGAATATGTGCTCGGTTCCGTTTCCCATACTGCATCCTATTTGCGTCTATGGGCTTTATCTCTTGCCCACGCCC AGCTTGCCGAGGTCTTGTGGACAATGGTCTTGTCAATTGGTCTTCGAAAGGAGGACTGGACGGGCGGCATCTTTTTGACAGTCGTGTTTGCTTTCTGGGCCATTCTGACCGTAGGCATTTTGGTTTTGATGGAAGGTCTTTCTGCATTCTTGCACACGCTGCGTTTGCATTG GGTGGAATTCCAGAGCAAGTTCTATTTGGGACAAGGTTACGCCTTTCAGCCGTTCTCCTTTGATAGCATCA